GGCGCGGCGGCCGGGCTCCTGTCCACGCTCATGACGTGCTCCCCCTCCAGATGTCGGTGAACCGGTCGAGCAGTACGGACGCCGTGGTCACGTCGTCCGTGAGCGGCCGGTCGGCCAGGTCGTCGTCGAGGGCCGCGTCGGCGAGCGCGAACGCCCGCCCGGCCCCGAGCCCCGGATCGGGCCGCAGGCCGCGCAGGCGCAGGGCCCGGACGGCGGCCACGAGTTCGCAGCCGACCACCAGACGGTACGCACCGCACGCGCGCAGGGTCTGCCGCGCGGCGAGCGAGGCGAAGCTCGCCTGTTCCTCGACGCCCCGGGAGAGTACAGCGTGCCCGAGTGAGGCGGGGGCGGAGAAGGCCCGCAGATCGCCGAGGGCGGCCGCGGCCGCGTACTCCAGGATCATCACGCCCGAGGCGGCCGGTTCGTGGTCGGTGAGGAACGGGCGCAGCCGGGTGTAGGCGGGCTCGTTCAGGGTGGACAGGCGGGACGTGGAGAGCCGGGCCACCTGGGTCACGGCGAGCCGGAAATGGTCCAGTGCGAGCGCCAGTTGGGCCTGGTAGAAGCCGCCGTGGTGGTAGGCGGCCAGGTCCTCGACGGCGATGAGCGGGTTCTCGGCCGCCGCGTTGAACTCGATGTCCAGGACCTGTTCGAGGGCGTCCGCCGCGTCGAGCGCGGGGCCGTGGATCTGGGGCAGGCAGCGGAAGCCGTAGGGGTCCTGGATCCGGCCCAGCGGCGGGGCCGGGCGGTCCGCCGCGCCGATCAGCTCACGCATCCGGCGAGCCACCTCGGTGCTCCCGCGGTGCGGGCGGGCGGCGTGCACGGGCGCCGCGTACGCCTCGTGGGAGCCGTCGACGGCGAGCAGGGAGAGCGCGGCGACGACCTGGGTGGCCCCGATCAGCCCGCGCAGTTCGTGCAGGGCGAGCGCGGACTGGCCGAGGACGAGGGCGTTGCTGCTGATCAGGGCGAGGGCGTCGTTGTTGTCGAGGGACTGGGGCGCGGGCGCGCCGGTGCCGCGCCAGGAGTGCTCGCCGGCGAGCGCGAGCCCTACCTGGGCGAGCGCCGCGATGTCCCCGGTGCCGACGGAGCCGAACTCGTTGACGACCGGGTGGGCGCCGTTCGCCAGTGCCTCGCAGAGCGCGCCGACCACACCGGGCCGCAGTCCCGCGCCGCCGGCCAGCAGCTGGTTGGCGCGTATGGCGAGCATCGCGCGCACCTGCCGGGCGGGCAGCTCCGCGCCGATGGCGCCCGCGTGACTGCGCAGCAGGCGCAGGCCGTGGCCGGCGGCGGCCTCGGTGGGCACGTCCACGTTCCGGTTCGCGCCGACGCCGGTGGAACGGCCGTAGACCCGGCCGGTGGCCGCGATCCGCCGGGCGGCGTTCCAGGACGCCTCGACCCGGCGCAGCGCGTCGGCCCCGGGGACCGGGCGGACGGCACCGTCGGCGAGGCGTACGACGTCCTCGACGCCGAGTCCGGCGCCGTCGAGGACCACCGTCGCGGTCCGCGCGGACTCCGGCGCGTCCACGGTGCGAGACGTCATCAGGCCCAGACTCCCTCGATTATTCAGTCACCTGAAACTCTGCATGAGCCTATGCAGAGAGGCAAGGGACGTCTCATGATCCGGCGCGCGAGGCGGCGCGTGATCCCGCGCGCCACGCGGCGGCACGCGGGGGCACCCCCGGGTGCCCGGAGGGGAAGAGGGGGGTTGTCCCCAGTGCGGCGGCCGGGACCGGTCCCTAGGGTGGGGCGCATGAGCGCACTGGACCCCCGGGACGTCGACCTGAAGAAGGATCTGGACGCCACCGTACGGGCACGCAGGGAACTGGGCGAGGAGTACGACTCCGCGCTCGTCGACTCCTTCCTGGAGAAGGTCGAGCAGCGCATCGACGACACCGTGGAGCGGCGGGTGCGCCGGCACCTGGCCGAGCAGCGGATGGTGGACGTGCGCGGCGCCCGGCGGCCCAAGGGGGCCGAGAACTGGGCCGAGCGGTTCGGCTTCGCCGTCATCACGCTGGTCCTCGCGATCCCGCTGTCCGCGATCGGCGGGGCGCTCGCGGGGATGTCCGGGATGGTGGCCGCCTGGGTCGGCATCGTCGGCGTCAACGCGGCCCAGGCCGTGCGGCTCAACCCGGAGATCGTGTCCGGGCGCCGCGGCAGGTCCGCCCACGACGACTGAGCGGACTCGGCGGACGGGCGGACCGCCCGGGGCAGAGGTGTGCGCGGGGACCGCCGCACCCCCGTCACCGGGGGGCGGGACGACGGCGGTCCCCGCGCGGGGACGCGGGCCGGGTCAGGGCCGGGCATCACGCGTCCGTGGCGTCGATGGAGGTCCGGGAGCCGCTCCGGAGGCCCTTGACGCCGTTCGGCGCCGGCCGGGACGGGGAGCCGCTCCCGCCCTGCCGACGCCGACTACTCTGCCGGACCCGTGTTAAGCGGGTGCTGCGCGCACGTGACACCCGCGTACCGGTTCCGCACCGCGGGTTCGTTACTTGTTCCCGCCCTTGGCCAGGAAGGCCAGCAGGTCCTGCCGGCTGACCACACCGGTCGGCTTGCCCTCGACCAGCACGATCGCCGCGTCGGCCGAGCCCAGCACCTGCATCAGGTCGCCGACCGGCTCGCCGGAGCCGACCTGGGGCAGCGGCGCGGACATGTGCTTCTCCAGCGGGTCCTCCAGCGAGGCGCGCTTGCTGAACAGGGCGTCCAGCAGCTCGCGTTCCACCACCGAGCCGACGACCTCGGCGGCCATCACGTCCGGGTGACCGGCGCCGGGCTTGACGACCGGCATCTGCGAGACGCCGTACTCGCGCAGCACCTCGATGGCCTGCCCGACCGTCTCCTCCGGGTGCATGTGGACGAGGGACGGGATGCTGCCGTGCGCCTTGTCCTCCAGCACGTCGGCGACGCGGGCGGAGGGGCCCTCGTCCTCCAGGAAGCCGTAGTCGGCCATCCACTCGTCGTTGAAGATCTTGCTGAGGTAGCCGCGGCCGCTGTCCGGCAGCAGGACCACGACGACGTCGTCCGGGCCGAGCCGCTCGGCGACGCGCAGCGCGCCCACCACGGCCATGCCGCAGGAGCCGCCCACCAGCAGGCCCTCCTCCTTGGCGAGGCGGCGGGTCATCTGGAAGGAGTCCTTGTCGGAGACCGGGACGATCTCGTCGGCGACGGTCCGGTCGTAGGCGCTCGGCCAGAAGTCCTCGCCCACGCCCTCCACGAGGTACGGGCGCCCGGAACCGCCGGAGTACACGGAGCCCTCGGGGTCGGCGCCGATGACCTTGACCTTGCCGTCGCTGACGTCCTTCAGGTAGCGGCCGGTGCCGGAGATGGTGCCGCCGGTGCCGACACCCGCGACGAAGTGGGTGATCTTCCCCTCCGTCTGCTCCCACAGCTCGGGGCCGGTCGAGTGATAGTGCGAGAGGGGGTTGTTGGGGTTGGAGTACTGGTCGGGCTTCCAGGCGCCGGGGGTCTCCCGCACCAGCCGGTCGGAGACGTTGTAGTACGAGTCCGGGTGCTCGGGCGCGACGGCGGTCGGGCACACGACCACCTCGGCGCCGTAGGCGCGCAGCACGTTGATCTTGTCCGTGCTGACCTTGTCAGGGCACACGAAGATGCACTTGTAGCCCTTCTGCTGGGCCACGATGGCCAGGCCCACACCGGTGTTGCCGCTGGTCGGCTCGACGATGGTGCCGCCCGGCTTCAGCTCCCCGCTCTGCTCCGCGGCCTCGATCATGCGCAGGGCGATGCGGTCCTTCACGGAGCCGCCCGGGTTGAAGTACTCGACCTTGGCCAGGACGGTGGCCTGGATGCCCTTGGTCACGCTGTTGAGCCTCAGCAGCGGGGTGTTGCCGACGAGGCTGATCATCGAGTCGTGGAATCGCACCGTTGTCTCCGGTCGCTTGCAAAAAAACAGTGGTCGTAGTTGGTGTCGCCAGCCTAAGGCCCCCGGGTGAAGCCGGGCGGGCGTTCACTCCCCGTCGAGATTGGCGCACGGTCCGTACGGGGCAAGGAGTGGATGTACGGCTACGAGGAGGTGGCGGCGACGTATGACGAGCATGTCGAGGGCGAGGGTGGCCCGGCGGATCGCGGCCGGAGCGGCGTACGGCGGCGGCGGGGTCGGACTGGTCGGGGCGGCCGCGGTGGGCCTGCTGCTGGCGGAGGTGCGGCTGGCCCGGCGCCATGTGGGGAACGGCAGCGGCGGCCGGGTGCCGACGGCGCAGGGCGTGTACGGGCACGCGTACGACGTGCCCGGTGAACCGCCGCTCAGGCTGGCCATGCTGGGGGACTCCACGGCGGCCGGGCAGGGCGTGCACCGGGCGGGTCAGACACCGGCGGCGCTGCTGGCCTCCGGTCTCGCGGCGGTGGCGGAGCGCCCGGTGGAACTGCGGAACGTGGCCCTTCCCGGGGCCCAGTCGGACGATCTGGACCGTCAGGTGGCGCTGGTCCTCTCGTCCACCGACCCGCTTCCGGACATCTGCGTGATCATGATCGGCGCGAACGACGTCACGCACCGGATGCCGCCGACCCGCTCTGTACGGCACCTCTCGGCGGCGGTACGGCGGCTGCGCACGGCCGGCGCGGAGGTGGTCGTCGGCACCTGCCCCGACCTGGGCACCATCGAGCCGGTCCAGCAGCCGCTGCGGTGGCTGGCCCGCCGGGCCTCGCGGCAGCTCGCGGCGGCCCAGACGATCGGGGTGGTCGAGCAGGGCGGGCGGACGGTGTCGCTGGGCGACCTGCTCGGGCCGGAGTTCGAGGCGAACCCGCGGGAGCTGTTCGGGCCGGACAACTACCACCCCTCCGCCGAGGGGTACGCCACGGCGGCGATGGCGGTGCTGCCGACGGTGTGCGCGGCGCTGGGGCTGTGGCCGGCGGAGGAGGAGCGGCCGGACGCGTCCCGCCGCGAGGGCTTCCTGCCCGTGGCCCGCGCCGCCGCCGAGGCGGCGTCGGAGGCGGGTACGGAGGTCACGGCGGCGATGCCCACCGGGCCCCGGGGGCCGTGGGCGCTGCTCAAGCGCAGGCGGCGGCGCCGGGTGACGGAGGCCGAGCCCGCCCGTCCGTCGCTGTGACCACGGCTGTCACCGCGGGCTCGGCGGAAGATCCCCGCCCGGGGGGTTCAAAGCAAGCGCTTAGTAAATTGCGGCCAGTGTCACACCGCAACACCGGTGACCCGGGCCATACGTACGGGTAACTTCCGAACCGGCCCTGCCCGCAATCCCGTTCTCTGGAGCCGTGATGCCCGAAGCCGTGATCGTCTCGACCGCCCGCTCCCCGATCGGCCGCGCCTTCAAGGGC
Above is a genomic segment from Streptomyces collinus Tu 365 containing:
- a CDS encoding aromatic amino acid ammonia-lyase; the protein is MTSRTVDAPESARTATVVLDGAGLGVEDVVRLADGAVRPVPGADALRRVEASWNAARRIAATGRVYGRSTGVGANRNVDVPTEAAAGHGLRLLRSHAGAIGAELPARQVRAMLAIRANQLLAGGAGLRPGVVGALCEALANGAHPVVNEFGSVGTGDIAALAQVGLALAGEHSWRGTGAPAPQSLDNNDALALISSNALVLGQSALALHELRGLIGATQVVAALSLLAVDGSHEAYAAPVHAARPHRGSTEVARRMRELIGAADRPAPPLGRIQDPYGFRCLPQIHGPALDAADALEQVLDIEFNAAAENPLIAVEDLAAYHHGGFYQAQLALALDHFRLAVTQVARLSTSRLSTLNEPAYTRLRPFLTDHEPAASGVMILEYAAAAALGDLRAFSAPASLGHAVLSRGVEEQASFASLAARQTLRACGAYRLVVGCELVAAVRALRLRGLRPDPGLGAGRAFALADAALDDDLADRPLTDDVTTASVLLDRFTDIWRGSTS
- a CDS encoding integral membrane protein, translated to MSALDPRDVDLKKDLDATVRARRELGEEYDSALVDSFLEKVEQRIDDTVERRVRRHLAEQRMVDVRGARRPKGAENWAERFGFAVITLVLAIPLSAIGGALAGMSGMVAAWVGIVGVNAAQAVRLNPEIVSGRRGRSAHDD
- a CDS encoding cystathionine beta-synthase — encoded protein: MRFHDSMISLVGNTPLLRLNSVTKGIQATVLAKVEYFNPGGSVKDRIALRMIEAAEQSGELKPGGTIVEPTSGNTGVGLAIVAQQKGYKCIFVCPDKVSTDKINVLRAYGAEVVVCPTAVAPEHPDSYYNVSDRLVRETPGAWKPDQYSNPNNPLSHYHSTGPELWEQTEGKITHFVAGVGTGGTISGTGRYLKDVSDGKVKVIGADPEGSVYSGGSGRPYLVEGVGEDFWPSAYDRTVADEIVPVSDKDSFQMTRRLAKEEGLLVGGSCGMAVVGALRVAERLGPDDVVVVLLPDSGRGYLSKIFNDEWMADYGFLEDEGPSARVADVLEDKAHGSIPSLVHMHPEETVGQAIEVLREYGVSQMPVVKPGAGHPDVMAAEVVGSVVERELLDALFSKRASLEDPLEKHMSAPLPQVGSGEPVGDLMQVLGSADAAIVLVEGKPTGVVSRQDLLAFLAKGGNK
- a CDS encoding SGNH/GDSL hydrolase family protein is translated as MTSMSRARVARRIAAGAAYGGGGVGLVGAAAVGLLLAEVRLARRHVGNGSGGRVPTAQGVYGHAYDVPGEPPLRLAMLGDSTAAGQGVHRAGQTPAALLASGLAAVAERPVELRNVALPGAQSDDLDRQVALVLSSTDPLPDICVIMIGANDVTHRMPPTRSVRHLSAAVRRLRTAGAEVVVGTCPDLGTIEPVQQPLRWLARRASRQLAAAQTIGVVEQGGRTVSLGDLLGPEFEANPRELFGPDNYHPSAEGYATAAMAVLPTVCAALGLWPAEEERPDASRREGFLPVARAAAEAASEAGTEVTAAMPTGPRGPWALLKRRRRRRVTEAEPARPSL